TACGAGCGGATCGTCGCCGTCGCGCGGGAGCTCTTCGCGGCGAAGGGCACCGACGTGCCGCTCGACGAGGTGGTCAAACGGGCCGGGGTCGGCGCGGGCACGCTGTACCGGCACTTCCCGAATCGCGACGTGCTGGTCGAGGCGGTCTACCGCGAGGAGATCGGGGCGGTCGCCGACCACGGCCGCAAGCTCGCGGCCGACGCCGCGCCCGAGGACGTCATGTTGCTCTGGTTCCGGGAGCAGGTCCGGTTCTTCACCCGCAAGAAGGGGCTGACCTTCGCGC
The genomic region above belongs to Amycolatopsis sp. YIM 10 and contains:
- a CDS encoding TetR/AcrR family transcriptional regulator, producing the protein MRADARRNYERIVAVARELFAAKGTDVPLDEVVKRAGVGAGTLYRHFPNRDVLVEAVYREEIGAVADHGRKLAADAAPEDVMLLWFREQVRFFTRKKGLTFALRASLDQEHEVFSWAHGVLHEVADEVLAAARGHVRPEVTTVDLLRLGHGLCVATERATPEEAERMLEIVVSGLRPA